A DNA window from uncultured Methanoregula sp. contains the following coding sequences:
- a CDS encoding DUF5400 domain-containing protein: MDMTYQVIALAILFGSMVTGFIAFRMQGMKLAPHFGAIILALLVTLAAVITGMPAIVLAAAVLQMVTTLTAYTQLWQTLKDSFQTSPGYSAHLALVTLLPVLALAGLLL, from the coding sequence ATGGATATGACATACCAGGTGATCGCGCTTGCGATCCTCTTTGGCAGTATGGTTACCGGTTTCATCGCGTTCCGGATGCAGGGCATGAAGCTTGCACCGCATTTCGGGGCGATCATCCTTGCGCTGCTCGTAACACTTGCTGCAGTAATAACCGGCATGCCGGCAATCGTTCTTGCGGCAGCAGTCCTGCAGATGGTAACAACGCTTACCGCGTATACCCAGCTGTGGCAGACCTTGAAGGACAGTTTCCAGACATCCCCCGGGTACAGCGCCCACCTGGCGCTTGTGACCCTGCTTCCGGTACTGGCGCTTGCCGGCCTGCTTCTCTGA
- a CDS encoding flavin reductase family protein — MEKVTIGAMPYMSVMPTLLVGANVKGKPNYMTAAWATVACMAPPMVCVALNKARYTVQGIEENKTFSLNVPPAKYTIETDHCGIVSGTQEDKSAIFTSFYGKLKTAPLAKECPVNIECKLFKSVDCGSHLLYIGEVIEIHADKSCLTDGKPDITKVHPIVYAQATYWEFGKPIDKAFSAGKKYQKS, encoded by the coding sequence ATGGAGAAAGTGACGATCGGCGCCATGCCGTACATGAGTGTTATGCCCACCCTGCTGGTGGGTGCAAATGTGAAGGGAAAGCCAAACTACATGACCGCTGCCTGGGCCACGGTTGCCTGCATGGCCCCCCCAATGGTCTGCGTTGCGCTCAACAAGGCACGCTACACGGTTCAGGGGATTGAAGAGAACAAGACCTTCAGCCTGAATGTTCCCCCGGCAAAGTACACCATTGAGACCGATCACTGCGGTATTGTGTCCGGTACCCAGGAAGACAAATCGGCTATCTTCACATCGTTCTATGGAAAACTAAAAACCGCGCCCCTGGCAAAAGAATGTCCCGTCAATATCGAATGCAAACTGTTCAAATCCGTGGACTGCGGGAGCCACCTGCTGTATATCGGGGAAGTTATCGAGATCCACGCAGACAAGTCCTGCCTGACCGACGGGAAGCCCGACATTACCAAGGTTCATCCGATCGTATATGCCCAGGCAACCTATTGGGAGTTCGGAAAACCGATCGACAAGGCATTCTCGGCAGGTAAAAAATACCAGAAGTCGTGA
- a CDS encoding PAS domain S-box protein, with protein MYSILYIDDDDTLLKLNKLYLEKTGEFTVAIASSAQDALVMMRNTLYDAVLSDYQMPGMDGIELLKEIRREYGRLPFLLFTGKGREEIVIEAHNNGADFYIQKGPDIKAMIAELKHKLSSAIERRRTEDALQKSRQQLTDIINFLPDPTFVIDGEGTVIAWNNAIEKMTGVRKSEILGKGNYEYAIPFIGTRKPLLIDAVMREPYLQEMPYTNTLNEDNKITAEEFSPFLNEGKGANLLISAGPLYDPAGKIVGAIETIRDITVLRTIKRDLDITREKNQGLINMFPVAVAEMDLSCNLTFANNQAYELFGAAHGVDLKQISIFDFIAPQDRNRMRTAVGYALDGKKSTGSEFLLQKYDGTTFPALIYGERIRDPDSGEPAGYRAIVIDLTEKKKEALALCESQGRLQLALEAGNIGVWDVDLQKKQVRDLSRWVDQMMGYDLDQPVLSVERCITFVHPLDLPQIILAFRDYTNGKKPLFECCFRSRCQDGTWKKVVIRGQVIEQDGNGEPVRITGIIHAVNDPVKSPSPAAELQSTGWEKTAIPYNP; from the coding sequence ATGTATTCCATTCTCTACATCGATGATGACGACACGCTTCTCAAACTGAATAAGCTCTATCTGGAAAAGACGGGTGAATTCACGGTTGCGATCGCATCATCGGCTCAGGATGCACTGGTTATGATGAGGAATACACTCTATGACGCTGTGCTTTCCGATTACCAGATGCCGGGCATGGATGGGATCGAACTTTTAAAAGAGATACGCAGGGAGTACGGACGCCTCCCGTTCCTGCTCTTTACCGGGAAAGGGCGCGAAGAGATCGTTATAGAGGCTCATAACAACGGCGCAGACTTCTATATCCAGAAAGGCCCGGATATAAAAGCCATGATCGCCGAGCTGAAGCACAAACTTTCGAGCGCCATCGAACGGAGAAGAACGGAAGATGCTCTGCAGAAATCCCGGCAACAGCTCACCGATATCATCAATTTTCTCCCGGACCCCACCTTTGTGATCGATGGTGAGGGAACGGTGATTGCGTGGAACAATGCAATAGAGAAGATGACCGGCGTACGGAAAAGCGAGATCCTGGGGAAAGGAAACTACGAATATGCAATCCCTTTCATCGGAACACGAAAACCACTTCTCATCGATGCGGTCATGCGGGAGCCGTACCTGCAGGAGATGCCGTACACGAATACCTTGAACGAAGACAATAAAATAACTGCTGAAGAATTCTCCCCGTTCCTCAATGAAGGAAAAGGCGCCAATCTCCTCATAAGTGCCGGTCCGTTGTACGACCCGGCAGGAAAAATTGTCGGGGCCATCGAGACCATCCGGGATATAACGGTTCTCCGTACCATCAAGAGAGATCTTGATATAACCCGGGAAAAGAACCAGGGACTCATCAATATGTTCCCGGTCGCGGTGGCGGAAATGGATCTTTCCTGCAACCTCACCTTTGCCAACAATCAGGCGTACGAATTGTTTGGAGCAGCCCACGGCGTTGATCTGAAACAGATCTCCATATTCGATTTTATCGCCCCCCAGGACCGAAATCGCATGCGCACAGCGGTAGGATATGCACTTGACGGAAAAAAGAGCACGGGAAGTGAATTCCTCCTCCAGAAATATGACGGGACAACCTTCCCCGCTTTGATCTACGGGGAAAGGATACGTGACCCGGATTCGGGAGAGCCGGCCGGATACCGGGCGATCGTTATCGATCTCACGGAGAAGAAAAAGGAAGCGCTGGCCCTCTGCGAGAGTCAGGGAAGGCTCCAGCTCGCACTCGAAGCAGGAAATATCGGGGTCTGGGACGTGGATCTGCAGAAGAAGCAGGTCCGTGACCTCAGCCGATGGGTCGATCAGATGATGGGTTATGACCTGGACCAGCCGGTTCTTTCAGTGGAGAGATGTATTACCTTTGTCCATCCTCTTGATCTTCCCCAGATCATTCTCGCGTTCCGGGATTATACAAACGGAAAAAAGCCTCTTTTCGAATGTTGTTTCCGGAGTCGCTGCCAGGACGGAACCTGGAAAAAGGTAGTAATCCGGGGACAGGTAATTGAGCAGGACGGGAACGGCGAACCGGTCCGGATCACCGGTATAATCCATGCAGTCAACGATCCTGTAAAATCCCCGTCACCTGCCGCAGAACTGCAGAGCACCGGTTGGGAAAAGACTGCGATACCCTATAATCCCTGA